From Chryseobacterium gallinarum, one genomic window encodes:
- the ccoG gene encoding cytochrome c oxidase accessory protein CcoG: MSDIEEIEVRGGQGQVLDPETYRDSIGTMDQSGKRKWVFPRKPKGKYTNYRNLVSYALLIIYFTLPFIKVNGNPLLMFNVIDREFFIFGQPFYPQDFFILTLGAIASLIFIIVFTIAFGRIFCGWICPQTIFMESIFRKIEYLIEGDRNKQMKLDRQEWNSEKIWKRSLKWSVYIVISLIITHFMFMYIVGYEEVLRIVSEGPFAHPTNFIVMILLTAAFYFVFAWFREQVCTLVCPYGRLQGVLIDKDTINVFYDFKRGENRSKWRKGEDRKAAGKGDCIDCHQCVVVCPTGIDIRDGQQLECINCTACIDACDEVMDKVGLPKGLIRYASENEIEKQTPFKFTGRMKGFTVFLLLLVGFLGYLLYSRGEMEAKFIKPAGSTFFVRDGKITNTYNYTFLNKTNDKKIVTIKVIDPAHGEITYSASSKIQVDRDKISKGTINISFPEDEMKLSKQNITIGVYDMKGKLIDSYQTYFEGPFKLQF, from the coding sequence ATGTCAGACATAGAAGAAATAGAAGTACGAGGCGGACAGGGACAGGTTCTGGACCCTGAAACTTACAGGGATTCTATAGGCACGATGGACCAATCCGGTAAAAGGAAATGGGTATTCCCAAGAAAACCTAAAGGAAAATACACCAACTATAGAAATCTTGTAAGCTATGCATTATTAATCATTTATTTTACATTACCGTTCATCAAAGTCAATGGTAACCCATTGCTGATGTTCAACGTAATAGACAGGGAGTTTTTTATTTTCGGACAACCTTTCTATCCACAAGACTTTTTTATCCTGACTTTAGGTGCTATTGCATCCTTGATCTTTATTATTGTTTTTACGATTGCATTCGGAAGAATTTTCTGCGGGTGGATATGCCCTCAGACAATTTTTATGGAATCGATTTTCCGTAAAATCGAATATCTGATCGAAGGGGACCGAAACAAGCAGATGAAGCTGGACAGACAGGAGTGGAACAGTGAGAAAATCTGGAAAAGGAGTTTGAAATGGTCTGTTTATATCGTTATCTCTCTGATCATCACTCACTTCATGTTCATGTATATCGTAGGGTATGAAGAGGTATTAAGAATCGTATCTGAAGGGCCTTTTGCCCATCCTACCAATTTTATAGTGATGATCCTGCTTACCGCTGCATTTTATTTTGTATTTGCATGGTTCAGAGAGCAGGTATGTACATTAGTTTGTCCTTACGGAAGACTTCAGGGAGTCCTGATTGATAAAGATACAATCAATGTTTTCTATGATTTCAAAAGAGGGGAAAACAGATCAAAATGGAGAAAAGGTGAAGACAGGAAAGCTGCTGGTAAAGGAGACTGTATTGACTGTCACCAGTGCGTCGTGGTATGTCCTACCGGAATTGATATCAGGGACGGGCAACAGCTGGAATGCATCAACTGTACAGCCTGCATAGATGCCTGTGATGAAGTGATGGACAAAGTAGGTCTTCCAAAAGGATTGATCCGATATGCTTCTGAAAACGAAATTGAAAAGCAGACTCCGTTTAAGTTTACAGGAAGAATGAAAGGGTTCACAGTGTTTCTTCTCCTTCTGGTAGGATTCCTGGGCTATCTTCTTTACAGCCGTGGTGAAATGGAGGCTAAATTCATCAAGCCTGCCGGAAGCACATTCTTTGTAAGAGACGGTAAGATAACCAATACGTATAATTATACTTTCCTTAATAAGACCAATGATAAAAAAATCGTTACGATCAAAGTCATTGATCCTGCTCATGGAGAGATCACTTATAGTGCTTCAAGCAAAATTCAGGTAGACAGAGATAAAATTTCAAAAGGAACAATCAATATCAGCTTCCCTGAAGATGAAATGAAACTTTCCAAGCAGAATATCACGATTGGCGTTTACGATATGAAGGGCAAACTTATAGATTCTTATCAGACCTATTTCGAAGGGCCGTTCAAACTACAATTTTAA
- a CDS encoding FixH family protein, translating into MKNFSWGHGVVIALFAFIAFILSMMFLFPNGQKNSEMVTDNYYEEELKYQDVIDAKKRADDLQEKPVYNQDSRGITITFPKDYNNSNTTVKFVLNRTDDQNLDIKKSVQLDANQSFTIPAQVLKMGNYTLRLNWTKDKTDYRMDYDLIWK; encoded by the coding sequence ATGAAGAACTTTAGTTGGGGACACGGTGTTGTAATTGCGTTGTTTGCATTCATCGCTTTTATATTATCCATGATGTTTCTTTTCCCGAACGGGCAGAAGAATTCTGAAATGGTAACAGATAATTATTATGAAGAGGAGCTGAAGTACCAGGATGTCATTGATGCCAAAAAAAGGGCGGACGATCTGCAGGAAAAACCTGTATACAATCAGGACAGCAGGGGAATTACAATTACTTTTCCAAAAGATTATAATAACTCAAATACTACAGTAAAGTTTGTTTTAAACAGGACTGACGACCAGAATTTAGATATTAAAAAGTCTGTACAGCTTGACGCCAACCAGTCTTTCACCATTCCGGCACAAGTATTGAAAATGGGAAATTATACATTAAGACTGAACTGGACAAAAGACAAAACAGACTACAGAATGGATTATGACCTGATATGGAAATAG
- a CDS encoding sulfite exporter TauE/SafE family protein, with protein MEIGLVISAIALGFASGFHCIGMCGPIALSMGLTKKQAANFYLQNLTYQFGRIFTYSLLGALLGIVGQGFEMAGFQKYLTITAGILLIVMAVFSFGGKDFASKIPFLSRFLYSVKSNLGRLLQKADYRSRFTTGILNGFLPCGMVYMALTASLAGGGIWQGALYMALFGLGTLPFMFAIVLAGNLMNQAFRIKVLKAVPVIMIILGGLFILRGLELGIPYVSPKAEAMTISKDHNEAVNCH; from the coding sequence ATGGAAATAGGACTTGTAATATCAGCAATAGCCTTAGGCTTTGCTTCCGGTTTTCATTGTATCGGAATGTGCGGGCCTATTGCCTTATCGATGGGACTAACCAAAAAACAGGCGGCTAATTTCTATCTTCAGAATCTCACCTATCAATTCGGAAGGATTTTCACTTATTCTTTACTGGGTGCCCTTCTGGGTATTGTAGGCCAGGGTTTTGAGATGGCTGGTTTTCAGAAATACCTTACTATTACAGCAGGTATATTATTGATTGTCATGGCTGTATTCTCATTTGGCGGAAAAGATTTTGCTTCGAAAATTCCTTTCCTTTCCAGATTTTTATATTCTGTGAAGTCCAATTTAGGAAGGCTCCTTCAGAAAGCAGATTACCGTTCACGATTTACTACGGGGATTCTTAACGGATTCCTGCCATGCGGAATGGTTTATATGGCCCTTACGGCCAGTCTCGCAGGTGGAGGAATATGGCAGGGAGCTTTATATATGGCCTTATTCGGATTGGGAACCCTTCCATTTATGTTTGCCATTGTTTTGGCCGGAAACCTTATGAATCAGGCTTTCAGGATAAAAGTTTTAAAAGCAGTTCCTGTTATTATGATCATTTTAGGAGGGCTATTTATTCTCAGAGGCTTAGAATTGGGAATACCTTACGTTTCTCCAAAAGCTGAGGCCATGACTATTTCTAAAGATCATAACGAAGCGGTTAATTGCCATTAA
- the serS gene encoding serine--tRNA ligase gives MLQVNFLRDNKERVLEGLKKRQFKNLELVDEAIAADEERKRIQFELDSQLSEINKISKEIGLLMKEGKKEEAESAKSKTAQYKESSSELKSQLEVQEKALLEILYQIPNIPNELVKSGASADDNEIIFQSHPVEGLGEGAIPHWELAKKYNLIDFELGVKIAGAGFPVYLGKGARLQRALVQYFLDKNVEKGYTEVNPPHVVNEASGFGTGQLPDKEGQMYYINEDKLYLIPTAEVPVTNLYRDVLLDEKDLPIKNTAFSQCYRREAGSYGAHVRGLNRLHQFEKVEIVRIEKPENSYAVLEEMVEHIKEILTDLELPFRVLRLCGGDTGFASAMTYDFEVWSAAQEMWLEVSSVSNFETFQANRLKCRYKADGKSQLVHTLNGSAMALPRIMAALLENNQTAEGIKLPKKVAEYARFDLIN, from the coding sequence ATGTTACAAGTCAATTTTTTACGCGACAATAAGGAACGCGTTTTAGAAGGTCTTAAAAAAAGACAATTCAAGAATCTTGAGTTGGTAGACGAGGCTATCGCTGCTGACGAAGAAAGAAAAAGAATCCAGTTTGAATTAGATTCCCAGCTTTCCGAGATCAATAAAATTTCCAAGGAAATCGGACTTTTAATGAAAGAAGGAAAGAAAGAAGAGGCGGAATCTGCAAAATCTAAAACAGCACAGTACAAAGAGTCGAGTTCAGAATTGAAATCCCAGCTGGAAGTACAGGAAAAGGCCTTACTGGAAATTCTGTACCAGATCCCGAATATTCCTAACGAATTGGTAAAAAGCGGTGCATCTGCTGATGACAATGAAATTATTTTCCAGTCACACCCGGTAGAAGGACTTGGTGAAGGTGCCATTCCGCATTGGGAACTGGCAAAGAAGTATAACCTTATTGATTTTGAATTAGGAGTAAAAATTGCAGGAGCAGGCTTCCCGGTGTACTTAGGAAAAGGAGCGAGATTACAGAGAGCTTTGGTTCAGTATTTCCTTGATAAAAACGTAGAGAAAGGGTATACAGAAGTGAACCCTCCTCATGTAGTGAATGAAGCCTCTGGTTTTGGAACAGGGCAGTTACCGGATAAAGAAGGACAAATGTACTATATCAACGAAGATAAATTGTACCTGATTCCAACAGCGGAGGTTCCTGTGACGAACCTTTACCGTGATGTGTTGTTGGACGAAAAAGACCTTCCAATTAAAAATACGGCTTTTTCTCAATGTTACAGAAGAGAAGCAGGAAGCTACGGGGCACATGTAAGAGGACTGAACCGTCTTCACCAGTTTGAAAAAGTAGAAATTGTAAGAATTGAAAAACCTGAAAATTCTTATGCTGTTTTGGAAGAAATGGTAGAGCATATCAAAGAGATCCTTACAGATCTTGAACTTCCATTCAGAGTATTAAGACTTTGTGGTGGAGATACAGGCTTTGCATCTGCAATGACGTATGACTTTGAGGTATGGAGTGCAGCACAGGAAATGTGGCTGGAAGTAAGTTCTGTTTCTAACTTTGAAACATTCCAGGCAAACAGATTAAAGTGCCGTTACAAAGCAGACGGTAAGTCTCAGTTGGTTCATACCCTAAACGGATCCGCAATGGCTTTACCAAGAATTATGGCAGCTTTGCTTGAGAATAATCAGACTGCGGAAGGTATTAAGCTTCCTAAGAAAGTTGCAGAATATGCAAGATTTGATTTAATTAACTAA
- the asnB gene encoding asparagine synthase (glutamine-hydrolyzing) — translation MCGISGYYSFHKSISSKNIVEMNQAIRHRGPDDEGFWLYEKDKKKSQSFSGDDSTEPVKVQFPLLKDEYSEIALGFRRLSIIDLSERGHQPMLSEDEQVIITFNGEIYNFKKIKRELEKLGHLFRSSSDTEVILKSYQEWGNSMFARLDGMFAICIADLARQKIILGRDRVGMKPLFYHRSGQGLVWASEIKGLLKNELVKAEINWNGVYTNFLFQTTLAPETCFNNIFSLEPASLMIVDLTNQTITNEKFWNLSLKTDEKIIEAEAVKEIDELLSESISEQLYADVPVAVMMSGGIDSTLIASKSKPFNGNINTYTVSYAFSEEEVENASLAASHFGVSHDISHVNDEEVLEELKENIQHFEEPYSSLEVLINAAKYAHEKGFKVVLSGNGADELFAGYSHTMKLKKWLFMRNFNAIRHLIFTNDSFSARVKNYFSQDDMFDFFRQSQVSMTPGEVKRIISDDIFQKINTDLSGYHLSDSKDYKGYFEYDMKYSLSSHHVFRDDLSAMKYGVEFRYPYLSNDLIDYVASLPETFRFNGVQNKPLLRKVAEKYLPSGILKMSKRGFSFPLNYFIKNEKKMQAFITEALESLKKREFFKPEVMDEWWNHLENEYDWVKIWQLVTFELWYQKYFEK, via the coding sequence ATGTGCGGAATCAGCGGATATTATTCATTTCATAAAAGTATTTCCTCTAAAAATATTGTGGAAATGAATCAGGCGATCAGACATCGTGGTCCGGATGATGAAGGATTCTGGCTATATGAGAAAGATAAAAAAAAGAGTCAATCTTTTTCAGGAGATGATTCTACAGAACCGGTAAAAGTGCAGTTTCCGCTTTTAAAAGATGAATATTCAGAGATTGCATTAGGGTTTCGCAGGCTTTCTATCATAGATCTTTCTGAAAGAGGGCATCAGCCTATGCTTTCTGAGGATGAACAGGTTATCATCACTTTCAATGGAGAAATTTACAATTTTAAAAAAATAAAGCGGGAGCTTGAAAAACTGGGCCACTTGTTCAGGAGTTCTTCTGATACTGAAGTTATCCTGAAATCGTATCAGGAATGGGGAAACTCAATGTTTGCCAGGCTGGATGGAATGTTTGCCATTTGTATTGCAGATCTTGCCCGGCAGAAAATTATTCTGGGAAGAGACAGGGTAGGAATGAAACCTCTATTCTATCACCGAAGCGGGCAGGGGCTGGTCTGGGCTTCAGAAATAAAAGGTTTGTTAAAGAATGAATTGGTAAAGGCTGAAATTAACTGGAATGGAGTGTATACCAATTTCCTTTTTCAGACCACTTTGGCTCCGGAGACCTGTTTTAACAATATTTTTTCCCTGGAACCGGCTTCGTTAATGATTGTAGACCTAACAAACCAGACTATAACCAATGAAAAATTCTGGAATCTGTCTCTAAAAACGGATGAAAAGATTATTGAGGCTGAGGCAGTTAAAGAAATAGATGAATTATTATCTGAAAGCATCTCAGAGCAGCTATATGCTGATGTTCCGGTTGCTGTTATGATGAGTGGAGGAATAGATTCCACTTTGATTGCTTCCAAATCAAAACCGTTTAACGGCAATATAAATACTTATACTGTTTCTTATGCTTTTTCTGAAGAAGAAGTAGAGAATGCTTCTCTGGCAGCATCTCATTTTGGAGTTTCCCATGATATCTCCCACGTAAATGATGAAGAAGTTTTAGAAGAACTTAAAGAGAATATACAACACTTTGAAGAACCTTACAGCAGCCTTGAAGTTTTGATTAATGCTGCAAAATATGCTCATGAGAAAGGATTTAAGGTCGTTCTCAGTGGCAACGGTGCCGATGAACTTTTTGCAGGCTATTCCCACACAATGAAGCTTAAAAAGTGGCTTTTCATGAGGAACTTTAACGCAATAAGGCATTTGATTTTTACCAATGATTCATTCTCTGCAAGGGTGAAAAATTATTTTTCCCAGGATGATATGTTTGATTTTTTCCGTCAAAGCCAGGTAAGTATGACACCCGGTGAGGTAAAGCGTATTATCAGTGATGATATCTTTCAAAAAATAAATACTGACCTTTCAGGATATCACCTTTCGGATTCCAAGGATTATAAAGGATATTTTGAATATGATATGAAATATTCCCTGTCTTCTCACCATGTTTTCCGGGATGATCTGAGCGCGATGAAATATGGAGTGGAATTTCGTTATCCTTATCTGAGTAATGATTTAATAGACTACGTCGCTTCTTTACCCGAAACCTTTAGGTTCAATGGAGTTCAGAACAAGCCCTTACTCCGGAAAGTGGCTGAAAAATATCTTCCTTCCGGAATTTTAAAGATGTCCAAAAGAGGATTTTCTTTTCCGCTCAATTATTTTATTAAAAATGAAAAAAAGATGCAGGCCTTCATTACTGAAGCCTTGGAAAGTTTAAAAAAACGGGAATTTTTCAAGCCGGAAGTAATGGATGAATGGTGGAATCATCTCGAAAATGAGTATGATTGGGTAAAAATATGGCAACTGGTTACTTTTGAGCTATGGTATCAGAAATATTTTGAAAAATAA
- a CDS encoding MATE family efflux transporter: MQLSVIKTFISRFLILILSFGLVIYSTNMWGSEGKGTISIVIANVAAVSFFSSIFSGSSTSYFASRFKIEQVLLYAYVWSLLIGILIPFLFSFASIQSEYLIYLIGISVFSSLLSTNINLFIGTQNIKRFNIYTVLQQLVHLIFIGILVYVFNQKDVSVYFMAQIGCLALLFFTSFFQIIRKCKISAISFSGVVARDMFEYGWKTQLSAFIQFLNYRLSFYFLEYFDGISSVGIFSIGVTFSEAIWTITRSIAVVLYSDVVNSKSREESVLKTKSSLKLTFLLMLVFIAGIIMIPSQVYELIFGKEFRDTKLIMLFLSPGIFAIAVSDMVGYYFSGIKELKILNIKSIAGLLATIGLSGVAIPEWGIWGACFATTISYLISAAFLFRKFYRSVEFQWKDYMITKEEIRILQEKFLRK, from the coding sequence ATGCAGCTGTCTGTCATTAAAACTTTTATCTCCCGTTTTCTGATTCTTATCCTGAGTTTCGGACTGGTGATTTATTCTACCAATATGTGGGGCAGTGAAGGAAAGGGTACTATTTCTATCGTGATTGCCAACGTGGCGGCAGTAAGTTTTTTTAGCAGTATATTTTCCGGGAGCAGTACTTCTTATTTTGCTTCAAGGTTTAAAATAGAGCAGGTTTTATTATACGCTTATGTATGGTCTCTGCTGATCGGTATTTTGATCCCTTTTTTATTCAGTTTTGCCTCCATTCAAAGTGAATATCTTATCTATCTTATCGGGATTTCGGTTTTTTCGTCCTTATTATCTACCAATATTAATCTGTTCATCGGGACTCAGAACATTAAAAGGTTTAATATTTATACTGTTCTGCAGCAGCTGGTACACCTTATATTCATCGGTATTCTTGTTTATGTTTTTAACCAAAAGGATGTTTCTGTTTATTTTATGGCGCAGATTGGATGTCTTGCCCTATTATTTTTTACCAGTTTCTTTCAGATTATCAGGAAATGTAAAATTTCAGCAATATCATTTTCAGGGGTAGTAGCCAGGGATATGTTTGAGTATGGCTGGAAAACTCAGCTGAGCGCTTTTATCCAGTTCCTTAATTACAGGCTTTCCTTTTATTTCCTGGAATATTTTGATGGTATTTCGAGCGTGGGAATTTTTTCTATCGGGGTTACCTTCTCGGAGGCCATATGGACTATTACACGCAGTATAGCTGTCGTTCTGTATTCTGATGTTGTCAATAGTAAAAGCAGAGAAGAATCTGTGCTGAAAACAAAATCTTCGCTTAAATTAACCTTTCTCTTAATGCTGGTGTTTATAGCAGGAATTATTATGATTCCTTCACAGGTTTATGAGTTGATCTTTGGAAAAGAATTCAGGGATACAAAACTTATTATGCTTTTTTTATCACCCGGGATTTTTGCCATTGCCGTAAGTGATATGGTGGGATATTATTTTTCTGGGATTAAAGAACTGAAGATATTGAATATCAAATCCATTGCAGGGTTGCTGGCGACTATTGGCTTGTCGGGGGTAGCGATTCCTGAATGGGGAATTTGGGGAGCCTGCTTTGCCACAACGATTTCCTATCTGATTTCAGCAGCATTTCTATTCCGGAAGTTTTATCGTTCAGTTGAATTTCAATGGAAAGACTATATGATCACAAAAGAAGAAATTAGGATTTTACAAGAAAAATTCCTTCGGAAATAA
- a CDS encoding glycosyltransferase produces the protein MPKILFLTTSHSYDDDRIFYHQAKTLRAQGFEVKICSLYADYKGVIEGIEVEAYSVLSESIETKMETFRKVCYLFEPDTIICSEPLAVVAVKRYVKERKVSCIYDVTEWYPAMSMLEVYPYPSKLFHAVKFFLIQLYAGFLSTHFIFGETTKKFPLAYLFWFKKQMILPYYPDPGYIKESIKTLQPDTLTLCYTGMISEDKGIGNFFKAVDNVRKKLPGLNLTILLVGATRKESDELYFSKLLSQYAFEGIEIVKPVPFEHFTETFAKADICFDLREFNFENHHSLPIKLFYFMGAGKPVIYSNLKGIREHMGSLTFGHLVDPGNAGQISDIIISYIENPELYDIHASNARKEFMNRYNWKMISDSFVDFVKRSIDKN, from the coding sequence ATGCCTAAAATACTTTTCTTAACCACTTCCCACAGCTATGATGACGACAGGATCTTCTATCATCAGGCGAAGACCCTCAGAGCTCAGGGGTTCGAAGTTAAGATTTGTAGCTTATATGCAGATTATAAGGGGGTTATTGAAGGGATTGAAGTGGAAGCCTATTCTGTTTTGAGTGAAAGCATAGAAACAAAAATGGAGACGTTCCGGAAGGTATGCTATTTATTTGAACCTGATACTATTATCTGCTCCGAACCTTTAGCAGTAGTAGCGGTAAAAAGGTATGTAAAAGAAAGGAAAGTAAGCTGTATCTATGACGTTACCGAATGGTATCCAGCAATGTCGATGTTAGAAGTGTATCCCTATCCGTCTAAACTATTCCATGCCGTAAAATTCTTCCTGATCCAGCTGTATGCAGGATTTTTAAGTACTCATTTTATTTTTGGCGAAACCACAAAAAAGTTTCCTTTAGCCTATTTGTTTTGGTTTAAAAAACAGATGATATTGCCTTATTATCCGGACCCTGGTTATATTAAGGAAAGTATAAAAACATTACAGCCTGATACCCTCACACTTTGCTATACGGGCATGATTTCTGAAGATAAAGGGATCGGAAATTTTTTCAAAGCAGTAGATAATGTCCGGAAGAAACTTCCCGGGCTTAATCTTACAATCTTACTGGTAGGAGCCACACGGAAAGAAAGTGATGAATTGTATTTCTCCAAATTACTTTCACAATATGCTTTTGAGGGCATTGAAATAGTAAAACCGGTTCCCTTTGAACATTTTACAGAAACGTTTGCCAAAGCAGATATTTGTTTTGATCTGCGGGAATTTAATTTTGAAAATCACCATTCACTTCCTATAAAGCTGTTTTATTTTATGGGAGCGGGGAAACCGGTTATTTATTCCAATTTAAAAGGCATCCGGGAACATATGGGAAGCCTCACCTTCGGGCATCTTGTAGATCCGGGAAATGCTGGACAAATCTCTGATATTATCATCAGTTATATTGAAAATCCGGAATTATATGATATACATGCATCCAATGCAAGAAAAGAGTTTATGAACAGATACAATTGGAAAATGATAAGTGATTCCTTTGTTGATTTTGTAAAAAGGTCCATAGATAAAAACTGA
- a CDS encoding (Fe-S)-binding protein: MDFNIKTMAEYAAEGKSPEVLFWVGCAGSFDDRAKKITKAFCKILNKIGVEFAVLGQEESCTGDPAKRAGNEFVFQMMALTNIEVLNAYEVKKIVTACPHCFNTLKNEYPSLGGHFDVVHHTQFLKSLMEEGRLKIEGGAFKGKKITFHDPCYLGRGNDEYEAPRVLLEKLDAELVEMKRCRTNGLCCGAGGAQMFKEPEKGNKDINIERTEEALSVEPKVIATGCPFCNTMMTDGVKHFNRNTEVAVKDIVELLAEAEDL; encoded by the coding sequence ATGGATTTCAATATAAAAACAATGGCAGAATATGCTGCCGAAGGAAAATCTCCGGAAGTCTTATTCTGGGTTGGATGTGCCGGAAGTTTTGATGACCGTGCGAAAAAAATTACAAAGGCATTTTGCAAAATATTAAATAAAATAGGGGTTGAATTTGCGGTCCTGGGACAGGAAGAAAGCTGTACCGGAGATCCTGCAAAAAGAGCCGGAAATGAATTTGTTTTCCAGATGATGGCGCTTACGAACATTGAAGTTCTGAATGCCTATGAGGTAAAGAAAATTGTAACGGCATGTCCGCACTGTTTCAATACCCTTAAAAATGAATACCCAAGCCTGGGAGGGCATTTCGATGTAGTGCACCATACCCAGTTCCTTAAATCATTAATGGAAGAAGGAAGGCTGAAGATTGAAGGCGGAGCTTTCAAAGGAAAGAAAATTACCTTTCATGATCCATGTTATTTGGGACGTGGTAATGATGAATATGAAGCACCAAGGGTTTTACTTGAAAAACTGGATGCTGAGCTTGTTGAAATGAAGCGTTGCAGGACAAATGGTCTTTGCTGCGGAGCAGGAGGTGCACAGATGTTCAAAGAACCCGAAAAAGGAAATAAAGATATCAATATCGAAAGAACTGAGGAAGCTTTATCTGTTGAACCTAAAGTGATTGCTACAGGCTGTCCTTTCTGCAATACCATGATGACGGATGGCGTGAAGCACTTTAACAGAAATACTGAGGTTGCCGTAAAAGATATTGTTGAACTTCTTGCTGAAGCAGAAGACTTGTAA
- a CDS encoding (Fe-S)-binding protein, which yields MEYIDNIIFLILLVAGFGLFAKSLQKIYRNIRLGHEINRNDRKSERWSTMARVAMGQSKMVKRPVAGILHVFVYVGFIIINIELVEIIVDGIFGTHRFLASVFGNSFYSFFTATLEILALLVVIGVVIFFIRRNFYGVKRLTMKELFGWPKHDANWILIIEFALMMAFFKMNAADWVLQQRNVLPELGSFPISSTVLGPLFSNFSDGFLHFTEKGAWWFHFVGILFFMNYLYYSKHLHIILAFPSTWYANLDKKGKFNNLDSVTKEIKLMMDPNADPYAAPAEGEGDAAPSKFGAEDVFDLNQVQLLNAYSCTECGRCTSVCPANITGKKLSPRLILMKTRDRLEEVGRNIDKNGKFVDDGKKLLNDYITKEELWACTTCNACTEACPVLLDPLSIIFEMRRFLVMEQSAAPQELNLMMTNVENNAAPWQYNQADRLNWAND from the coding sequence ATGGAGTACATCGATAACATTATTTTCCTGATTTTATTAGTAGCCGGATTTGGTTTATTTGCCAAAAGCCTCCAAAAGATATACAGAAATATCAGGCTGGGCCATGAAATCAACAGAAATGACAGAAAATCCGAACGCTGGAGTACCATGGCGAGAGTGGCGATGGGACAAAGCAAAATGGTAAAACGTCCTGTTGCCGGAATACTTCACGTTTTTGTGTACGTAGGTTTTATCATTATTAACATAGAGCTTGTTGAAATCATTGTAGACGGAATTTTCGGAACTCACCGTTTTCTGGCCTCTGTTTTTGGGAACAGCTTCTACAGCTTCTTTACGGCAACATTAGAAATCCTGGCACTTCTTGTAGTCATCGGGGTTGTTATATTTTTCATCAGAAGAAACTTTTACGGGGTTAAAAGATTAACCATGAAAGAGCTGTTCGGATGGCCGAAACATGATGCAAACTGGATTCTTATTATAGAATTTGCCCTAATGATGGCGTTTTTCAAAATGAATGCCGCAGACTGGGTTTTACAACAAAGAAACGTATTACCGGAGCTTGGAAGCTTTCCTATCAGCTCTACTGTTTTAGGACCTTTGTTCAGTAATTTCAGTGACGGGTTTTTACACTTTACCGAAAAAGGAGCCTGGTGGTTCCATTTTGTAGGAATCCTTTTCTTCATGAATTATCTTTATTATTCCAAACACCTTCATATTATCCTTGCTTTCCCAAGCACATGGTACGCCAATCTTGATAAAAAAGGCAAATTCAATAATCTTGATTCTGTGACCAAGGAAATTAAATTGATGATGGATCCCAATGCAGACCCTTATGCAGCTCCGGCAGAAGGAGAAGGTGATGCTGCTCCCTCTAAATTTGGTGCGGAAGATGTATTTGATCTGAACCAGGTACAATTACTGAATGCCTATTCCTGTACAGAATGTGGACGATGTACCTCCGTATGCCCTGCCAATATTACAGGTAAGAAGCTTTCTCCGAGATTGATTCTGATGAAAACCAGAGACAGGCTTGAAGAAGTGGGCAGAAATATTGATAAAAATGGGAAATTTGTTGATGACGGCAAAAAACTGTTAAACGATTATATTACAAAAGAAGAACTTTGGGCTTGTACTACGTGTAATGCCTGTACGGAAGCCTGCCCTGTGCTGCTTGATCCACTCTCTATCATTTTTGAGATGAGAAGATTCCTGGTAATGGAACAGTCTGCTGCTCCGCAGGAACTGAATCTGATGATGACGAATGTGGAAAACAATGCCGCTCCTTGGCAATATAATCAAGCAGACCGTTTGAACTGGGCAAATGATTAA